The DNA sequence CCCTTTCCGCTCTGGACTCCCGGACCCCGGCCGCCTGACTCCCGCTCTCCtcgcccctctccccctttttctccaACCCGATCGCCGGCCCTCCGCGCACCCTTCCCGCTGTCGGCGTCCGGATCCTCAGGCCCTCAACGTTGGGTCTCTgcaccagcccctcccagccccccccccccgccacctcccgcCCCCAGGCTCCTTCCCACCCTGGTACCCGGGGTCTGGGTCTTCGGCGGTCCGTACTGCCCACCGCCCCGGCTCTCAATCCCTTGACCCGGGTgtaccttcctgcctcccccgcACCCCTCCCTCCTGGCTCTCAGCACCCGCGCTCTGCGCCACGACCCttacccccacctccacccagcccctcctCGCTGTGGCCCTCCGCGGGTGCCCGGCCAGCGACCTGGAGTGGGGTGGCTCCGCCTGCGCGGCCACCTCGCCGCAGGTCGCGTCCCCGCTCTGGGCCTGGCCTGGCGTCTGGCTCGGCCCCTCCGGCCCTCGCAGTCGGTGCAGTTCTGAAAGCCCCCGAAGGCGCAGGCGGCCTCGGACCTTAGGTCTAGGCGAGGTACCGGGAGGGAGCTCGGGGTGGAGCCGGGACGGAGGGGCCGGGCTGCGAGGCCTAGGGGGCGCTCCCTGCAGGGCAGGACCGGGAGCCAGACTGAGCACCGCTTGCACTCGCGTAGTTAGCCTGTACGCGGGCTCTGAGCGTCGCCGCATCTCGCTGCTGCCCCACTTTTAAGTGGGATACTCAGCTGTGGCCTGGACTCATGTCAGCCTTGCCCAGAGCGTGAACATAGATGGGTGCCCTTTAAGTCGAGGGCGGGCAACCTAGGCGGGGGACCTCTGGGAGAGGATGGTGACCCCCTGGCGTTTTTCTGTTAGGGTCTGCTTGTCGTACCTAAGAGGTTTTGAGCTCAGACAGGAACTCGGCCTTTTAAGATCATCTGGGTGCTCTCGTAATGCTAGACTCTGTTGGCTTCTGCTTGGCACTTTACCGAAACTTATCTCAGCCTATGGAGACGTTGGTGAGGGGGGCCCTGAGAGCGTGTGCCAGCAAAGAGCCAGCTGGAGTGACCTAGCTGAAAATGGGCCACCCCAGAGAGTCTCCCAAGAGGGGCCGCTAGGATGCCTCCTTCTGCACCTCCGTATCTGGCTCCGGGCTGGGGCTCTCTTGATGAaattcttccccctccttctcttctacCCCCTCACCTACCTGGCACCCAGCATCTCCAGCCTCTGGCTCTATCTGCTTCTGAAAGCCACGGAGACCTCGGGCCCAACATACATCAAACTGGGCCAGTGGGCCAGTACCCGGCGGGATCTCTTCTCGGAGGCTTTCTGTGCCCAGTTCTCCAAGCTGCATGTCCAGGTGACCCCCCACCCTTGGACTCACACTGAGCATTTCCTGCGGCAGGCATTTGGGGAAGACTGGGGAAGGGTCCTCTGCTTTGAGAAGAAGGAACCTGTGGGTTCAGGCTGTGTGGCCCAAGTGTACAAAGCACGTGCAAATCCCGCCTTCCTGGAGAAGGTCAGCATCCAGAGACTTGCCGAGGCCTCCAGTCTGCAGCCTTCTTCAGAAGCTGGGGCAGTCGGGAGGCTGGGAGAGCTCTTTGGACCCCTGGGAAAGGGGTGGAAGTTTCAAGGAAGTCTTGCCGACCAGTCATTTCTAGAAAGGCTGCTCCTCCCTAAAGCTGACCCGGATGGATCAAATGCAGTCCTGTCTCAGTCTTCAGCCCCTGCCCACCAATCTGAGCCAGATCACCTCATCCCTGTGGCAGTGAAAGTAAGTGCTCTGATGTTGTCACCTGTCCCTCCTGTCTCTAAAATCTCACCGACCCCACAGAGCTGTCCCCGATCAGAAACCCCCATTTGCAAATCACCCCACATTACCTTCCACTGATTTCTGTTAGCTTGACCTTTATCTGACTGCCTATGCTTTGCAAGCTGTTATTTCTTGGTTCTAGGGAGTGGTTGTGTGAATAGTCCAGTAAAGGAAAACGAAGAGGGTTTGGGGTCCGCTGCCTCTGTGGCTAGAGGAACCACCCAATGGACCCACTACTCTGGGGTCAGGGTAAGTCACAGACAGTCTAGGTTAGATACCATGTGGTGAGCCCAAGCTGGCAGTCTTCATTTTTACAGAAGTGGCTCCcttgtctcttcatttctttgtttttattaaaaaaaattttttttacatgtttatttacttttgagagacagagagagtgggggaggggcagagagagcaggagacacggaatctgaagcaggctccaggctctgagccatcagcatagagcccgacgtgggtctcgaacccatggagcgcaggatcatgacctgagctgaagtcagatgctcaaccgactgagccacctgggcacccctcttCGTTTCTAGTCACCCCTGCCTGGGCTCCATCAATTTTTAGTCTCCACACTTTTCCATTCCCTTTCAGCATGACCCCGAGGATCTGGCCGACCCATAGCAGGTACCTCTGATGCTCTCTTACACCTCCTTGGAAAAAACCCTCCCAAGTGTTCCTCAGTTCACACCTACTGAATCATACTTTCCaagagaggaagctgaggcctgTGTTTTTATAAAGGCTGCAAGTGATTCTCATGAGTAGGCATGTTTGGGGAACCCTGGACCAAAGTATCCTCTGCTCTGTGGAAGGCAAAGAGTGGGTGCCTGCATGATTTAATCTGTTCTTAAAAAACAGATGTTATGTTCTGCATGTTAGATGCATGATTTAATCTGTTCTTGATGCCTTTGAAGCAggcatttctttaatttctatttatttatattcccattttattccGGAAAGGACTTGAAGTGGGGGTAGGGACTGTTATCTCCATGTTTTCAAAAgtggaacaggggcgcctgggtggctcagtaggttgagtgtccgactcttgagtttggctcaggccatgatcccagggttgtgggattgagccctgcatcaggctccatgctgagcatggagtctgcttgagattctctctctgtccctctgcccctctccccaacttggatgtgttctttctctctaaaaagaaaaaggaagaaaagccagaaaacTGTAAAAAGTGGAACAGGAGGCTGAGAGGTTGAGTACGTGCTCAGTTTCGGACTGGGCAAGAGCTGCAGAATAAACAGGCATTTGAAAGCAGACTCTTCCCGTCCCACCGTGGTGCATCCTTGCTGGAGTTCTGTGACTCTAGATCCTTATCCACTCAGGCTTTGGACTACCTGACGCATTTACCTGGTGCACTCGCTcagtaaaatgcagatttctggtcCCATCCCCAGGGTAGGTGATTCACTAGGTCTTAAAGGAGGCCCAGCAGTCTTTGTtgtcaccaggcaccccaaggtgacTTTTATGCATGCTAATGTTTGGGAGCCACTGACCTAACCTTAATGTATTTGGAAGGAAAAGCCCGTCTCTTCTTCCCAGCAAAGCCAAGTGCAGCACAGAGGAGTTGCCCTGAGCATCTCTTTATCGAAGGCACATGGGAGTGAGGGTGGCAGGAGCATCCCGGCTGTCGGGACCACATCCGGTTTTGCTCTGATGAGCATCGGGCTTGGCTCTCCTTTGATGGTGGGACCCAGCCCTGTCTGGGTGAATGTG is a window from the Leopardus geoffroyi isolate Oge1 chromosome A2, O.geoffroyi_Oge1_pat1.0, whole genome shotgun sequence genome containing:
- the ADCK2 gene encoding uncharacterized aarF domain-containing protein kinase 2 isoform X2, whose protein sequence is MVTPWRFSVRVCLSYLRGFELRQELGLLRSSGCSRNARLCWLLLGTLPKLISAYGDVGEGGPESVCQQRASWSDLAENGPPQRVSQEGPLGCLLLHLRIWLRAGALLMKFFPLLLFYPLTYLAPSISSLWLYLLLKATETSGPTYIKLGQWASTRRDLFSEAFCAQFSKLHVQVTPHPWTHTEHFLRQAFGEDWGRVLCFEKKEPVGSGCVAQVYKARANPAFLEKVSIQRLAEASSLQPSSEAGAVGRLGELFGPLGKGWKFQGSLADQSFLERLLLPKADPDGSNAVLSQSSAPAHQSEPDHLIPVAVKVLHPGLLSQVQMDLLLMKTGSRVLALLPGVKWLSLPEIVEEFEKLMVHQIDLRYEARNLEHFQCNFLNVNSVKFPTPLRPFVTRDVLVETYEESVPVSSYQQAGIPVDLKKKIARLGINMLLKMIFVDNFVHADLHPGNILVQGANGLSRSQEARLQQVDVCDTLVMAMTPAPCPLRLVLLDAGIVAELQDADLSNFRAVFMAVAMGQGQRVAELILHHARASECRDVERFKAEMAALVTQARKNTITLEKVVALLQLRLCLELS